The genomic interval caatttgaagtgaatcggtgtagaaatgaagaaattatagtaaaaggcaattttgggtgggcgtggcctatgtggccggggcgccccagggttggtaatgaggccatgcatagttgagattgaccttattgtcataagagaggctcagtatcaatttgaagtaaatgggtgcagaaatgaagaagttaatgtaaaataacatttaaaaaattagtgaaaatctctgacccggcccctcCCCCCCTTaacgtttgacccaggggtcagataaaaattccgtcactgtcaccgtcgcacatatgttcatagctactatgtatgtaagtttcaaggttctagtgctaatagtgtaggaggagcaggtggccaggacggacggacggacggacagacagacgcacaccaatacaatatccccacgtttttcggagataATTACTAAACTAAAGTTTGAAGTATGAAAGAAATGAAAAAGCTAACAATAAATGCATGAATTACACATTTTTCTAAAGTTTGAATGTTTATGTTCCCAGCCGCTTGTATCAACTTTCAAGCTTAACTGAATGGCATGATTGTGGCAATTTAAATAACAGAGTTTTTTTCTTTTCAGGGTTTTGAACAATGATGGTGTTATACAAGAGGAAAGGGCAAGGCGTTTTTTTGAAAAACCATGCTACACAAGGAAGAATCTCGCATACAATAGATGTCAGAGAATATACAATGCTGAGATGAACAAGAAATTGCAGTTTCTTATGAGGAAGAATCGTGTGGATCCATGGCC from Dreissena polymorpha isolate Duluth1 chromosome 1, UMN_Dpol_1.0, whole genome shotgun sequence carries:
- the LOC127882190 gene encoding 28S ribosomal protein S21, mitochondrial-like; translation: MLAKSAKFVTRTVLVKNNDLDKSYNLLQRVLNNDGVIQEERARRFFEKPCYTRKNLAYNRCQRIYNAEMNKKLQFLMRKNRVDPWPR